One window of Uloborus diversus isolate 005 chromosome 3, Udiv.v.3.1, whole genome shotgun sequence genomic DNA carries:
- the LOC129219389 gene encoding inactive tyrosine-protein kinase 7-like, which yields MVKALESKDENINTEFRKEISMYLKMKHENVGKLLRMCQEADPHYMIMDYTDWGDLKQFLLATRPEEITKGPKQSPLSVPQNLMICQQVAVGMDYVAKQQFFHKDLAARNCLISSSLKIKISCPCLSLDTYSQEYYQYKSKVIPLRWASPEAVISDNWSIKSDVWSFAVLIWEVFHKAELPFSDMSNDEVMQKLQAKELKISLPNDAPDSLVKLIDKCWSQNPNDRPTFSEIVTVFVELSVAVQV from the exons ATGGTCAAAGCTCTTGAAAGTAAAGATGAAAATATCAATACTGAATTTAGGAAAGAAATTTCTATgtacttaaaaatgaaacatgaaaatgTAGGAAAATTGCTCCGTATGTGTCAAGAAGCTGACCCACATTACATGATTATGGATTATACAGATTGG ggagatttgaaacaatttttattagCAACTAGACCTGAAGAAATCACTAAAGGTCCAAAGCAGTCACCTctttctgtacctcagaactTGATGATTTGCCAACAAGTAGCAGTTGGGATGGATTATGTAGCAAAGCAGCAGTTCTTCCACAAGGATTTAGCAGCTCGCAATTGCTTAATATCTTCCagcttaaaaatcaaaattagttGTCCGTGCTTATCTCTGGACACTTATTCTCAAGAATACTATCAGTATAAATCTAAAGTTATTCCTTTACGATGGGCTTCCCCTGAAGCAGTAATTAGTGATAACTGGTCAATTAAAAGTGATGTGTGGTCATTTGCTGTTTTAATTTGGGAGGTGTTTCATAAAGCTGAATTACCATTTTCAGATATGTCTAATGATGAAGTGATGCAAAAGCTTCAGGCCaaagaattgaaaatttctttaccAAATGATGCCCCCGATAGCCTAGTCAAACTAATAGATAAATGTTGGTCTCAAAATCCAAATGACCGTCCCACATTTTCTGAAATTGTAACAGTTTTTGTGGAATTAAGTGTGGCTGTTCAAGTGTGA